One Thermodesulfobacteriota bacterium DNA window includes the following coding sequences:
- a CDS encoding acyl-CoA dehydrogenase family protein, translating into MDFRLTEAQEFFRKTIKETVDRMIVPKAKEIDEKDEFPWDLWREFAKLGYLGLRYPEEIGGMNADKIMCMIFYEEITRGSVGFAQSVIMNILMGTYFIYRFGSEAVKQRCLYPAMRGEKIATICFTEDHSGSDLAATRTRAIKDGNGWRIKGTKMWITNGPICDFCTVLATVDPSLGVKGLNFFLVEKGMPGFSAGQIIDKLGCRGTVTGELIFDDVWVPDENFLGEELGKGMQYIGEILEEVRLMTGAMALGLARAAYEEGLEYARKRVAFGQPIGNYQLIREKFAEMDALMNAARLLVYYGAWLLENKMDARIIAAEAKMFATEVCLKVVDEVTRIFGANAFAREYNPQRYFRDARFLLYGGGTHEVLKDFIGRSIIGKL; encoded by the coding sequence ATGGACTTCAGGCTCACAGAAGCGCAGGAATTTTTTAGAAAAACGATAAAAGAAACAGTAGATAGAATGATAGTTCCAAAGGCAAAGGAGATAGACGAAAAAGATGAGTTTCCTTGGGATCTTTGGAGAGAGTTTGCGAAGCTAGGATACCTTGGACTTCGTTATCCAGAAGAAATAGGGGGGATGAACGCGGATAAAATCATGTGCATGATATTTTACGAAGAGATAACGAGAGGATCTGTGGGATTTGCCCAGAGTGTCATAATGAACATTCTTATGGGAACCTACTTTATTTATAGGTTCGGGAGTGAGGCCGTAAAGCAGAGATGCCTCTATCCGGCAATGAGGGGTGAAAAGATAGCCACCATATGTTTCACTGAGGACCATTCCGGGTCCGATCTTGCCGCAACGAGAACAAGGGCTATAAAGGATGGAAATGGCTGGAGAATCAAGGGAACGAAGATGTGGATAACCAACGGGCCGATCTGCGATTTCTGCACGGTTTTGGCAACTGTCGACCCGTCTCTTGGTGTGAAAGGGCTCAACTTCTTTCTAGTTGAAAAAGGGATGCCCGGTTTTTCTGCAGGCCAGATAATAGATAAACTCGGTTGTCGAGGAACAGTAACCGGTGAACTGATCTTCGATGATGTATGGGTGCCAGACGAGAATTTTTTAGGTGAGGAACTTGGAAAGGGTATGCAATACATAGGGGAGATACTTGAAGAGGTAAGGCTTATGACAGGTGCGATGGCACTAGGCTTGGCACGTGCCGCCTATGAGGAAGGGCTCGAATACGCAAGAAAGAGGGTTGCCTTCGGTCAGCCCATAGGTAACTATCAGCTCATAAGAGAAAAATTTGCCGAAATGGACGCCCTTATGAATGCGGCAAGGCTTCTAGTCTATTACGGAGCATGGTTATTGGAGAATAAGATGGATGCGAGGATAATTGCGGCTGAGGCAAAAATGTTCGCGACCGAGGTTTGTCTAAAGGTTGTCGACGAAGTGACACGGATTTTTGGGGCAAACGCGTTTGCGCGGGAATATAATCCGCAAAGGTACTTTAGGGATGCGAGATTTTTGCTATACGGCGGGGGTACACACGAGGTGTTGAAGGATTTTATAGGAAGGAGTATAATCGGGAAGCTATAA
- a CDS encoding electron transfer flavoprotein subunit beta/FixA family protein: MLVFVKQILDSEAKLSIKDDGKSIDYEERFSLNFFDEFAIEEAIRIKEKWQSCEIVAVSYGPKKAQEVLRTAIAMGGDRGILIEAQTYGIGDPGYTAKILATFAKNEGFDMILCGERAMDDENGIMGVLVAESLDVPYVGSVVKMEFEDEKTVTVDSEIDGELLSYKVELPAVFSLRKGINEPRVPAITGVMKAMRAQIPSIEPTSLISASPRTVILGYEPPPKRPAVKIIEGKTPKEKVTKLVALLKEEAKAL, translated from the coding sequence GTGCTCGTTTTTGTTAAACAGATCCTAGACTCGGAAGCGAAGCTCAGTATAAAGGATGATGGCAAATCAATAGACTATGAAGAACGATTCAGTCTTAATTTCTTTGATGAGTTTGCCATCGAAGAGGCCATAAGAATAAAGGAAAAATGGCAGAGTTGCGAGATAGTTGCCGTAAGTTACGGGCCAAAAAAGGCTCAAGAAGTGCTTAGAACCGCCATAGCTATGGGTGGTGATAGAGGGATACTCATAGAGGCGCAAACATACGGAATCGGAGACCCAGGTTATACGGCAAAGATACTTGCTACCTTCGCGAAAAATGAGGGGTTCGACATGATTCTCTGTGGAGAGAGGGCAATGGATGACGAAAATGGGATAATGGGAGTTCTAGTTGCGGAAAGTTTAGATGTCCCTTACGTCGGTTCGGTTGTGAAAATGGAATTCGAAGACGAAAAGACCGTGACTGTTGATTCGGAGATCGATGGTGAGCTTTTAAGCTATAAGGTTGAGTTACCCGCAGTCTTCTCTTTAAGGAAAGGGATAAACGAGCCGAGAGTGCCCGCCATAACGGGTGTCATGAAGGCTATGAGGGCCCAGATTCCATCGATAGAGCCCACATCCCTTATTTCTGCTTCCCCAAGGACTGTAATTTTAGGATACGAACCTCCACCTAAAAGGCCAGCGGTGAAAATCATCGAGGGTAAAAC